Proteins encoded by one window of Sorex araneus isolate mSorAra2 chromosome 3, mSorAra2.pri, whole genome shotgun sequence:
- the MRPL58 gene encoding peptidyl-tRNA hydrolase ICT1, mitochondrial isoform X1, translating to MAAACTVRRLGARLLALPAHCPRRAPHRQAGGAEFQSIYSLDRLYPESRGAETAWRVPDQAKQASSDIPLDRLTISYCRSSGPGGQNVNKVNSKAEVRFHLATADWIAEPVRQKMAVRHKNKINKSGELILTSECSRYQLRNLASCLQKIRDMIAEAGRPAPEPSPEDIALHRARVERGNRERLRQKRISASLKSSRRAERD from the exons ATGGCGGCCGCCTGCACCGTGCGCCGGCTCGGGGCGCGGCTGCTCGCGCTGCCCGCGCACTGCCCGCGCCGGGCCCCGCACAGGCAGGCCGGCGGCGCCGAGTTCCAGAGCATCTACAGCCTGGACAGGCTCTACCCCGAGTCGCGGGGCGCCGAGACCGCCTGGAGGGTCCCG GACCAGGCAAAGCAGGCCAGCAGCGACATTCCTCTCG ATCGCCTGACGATATCGTACTGTCGGAGCAGTGGTCCCGGGGGCCAGAACGTGAACAAAG TGAATTCCAAGGCCGAAGTCAGGTTCCACCTGGCGACCGCGGACTGGATCGCGGAGCCCGTGCGGCAGAAGATGGCCGTCAGG CACAAGAATAAAATCAACAAGTCGGGCGAGTTGATCCTCACGTCGGAGTGCAGCCGCTACCAGCTGCGCAACCTGGCCAGCTGCCTGCAGAAGATCCGCGACATGATTGCcgaggccggccggccggcccccGAGCCGTCCCCGGAAGACATCGCTCTGCACAGGGCCAG GGTAGAGCGCGGGAACCGggagagactgagacagaagAGAATCAGCGCCTCGCTGAAGAGCAGCCGGAGggccgagagggactga
- the MRPL58 gene encoding peptidyl-tRNA hydrolase ICT1, mitochondrial isoform X2: MWFCTQGPGNNSALLHFPTLRHRLHSGKDQAKQASSDIPLDRLTISYCRSSGPGGQNVNKVNSKAEVRFHLATADWIAEPVRQKMAVRHKNKINKSGELILTSECSRYQLRNLASCLQKIRDMIAEAGRPAPEPSPEDIALHRARVERGNRERLRQKRISASLKSSRRAERD, from the exons AtgtggttctgcacccagggaccCGGCAACAACAGCGCCCTCCTGCACTTTCCGACACTGAGACACAGGCTCCACAGTGGAAAA GACCAGGCAAAGCAGGCCAGCAGCGACATTCCTCTCG ATCGCCTGACGATATCGTACTGTCGGAGCAGTGGTCCCGGGGGCCAGAACGTGAACAAAG TGAATTCCAAGGCCGAAGTCAGGTTCCACCTGGCGACCGCGGACTGGATCGCGGAGCCCGTGCGGCAGAAGATGGCCGTCAGG CACAAGAATAAAATCAACAAGTCGGGCGAGTTGATCCTCACGTCGGAGTGCAGCCGCTACCAGCTGCGCAACCTGGCCAGCTGCCTGCAGAAGATCCGCGACATGATTGCcgaggccggccggccggcccccGAGCCGTCCCCGGAAGACATCGCTCTGCACAGGGCCAG GGTAGAGCGCGGGAACCGggagagactgagacagaagAGAATCAGCGCCTCGCTGAAGAGCAGCCGGAGggccgagagggactga
- the CDR2L gene encoding cerebellar degeneration-related protein 2-like: protein MRRAAAMEDFVDEEEPWYDQQDLEHDLHLAAELGKTLLERNKELEESLQQMYATNEEQVQEIEYLTKQLDTLRHVNEQHAKVYEQLDLTARDLELTNQKLVLESKAAQHKIQGLTETVERLQPQVEELQAQVEQLRGLEQLRAHRDKRSRRRTIHTFPCLKELCTSPRCEDTLRLHSSSLELGPRPLEQENERLQALVGALRAQVGQERQRRERSEREFAAVLAEAAELEQRLCALEGCRLRVQELEAELLELQQMKQTKTYLLGRDDHLAEALLAPLTQAPEADDPQPGSGEDSGIQDCAAASPATSPGHSVRKSCSDTALDAMVAGDPAGRHAASLTLHAQGVRRRGMSILREVDEQYHALLDKYEELLAKCRPRGAGVRHAGVQTSRPVSRDSSWRDLLAGDDGQGEARAEKSLSQHVEAVDKRLEQSQPEYKALFKEIFSRIQKTKADISATKAKAHNGGPT, encoded by the exons ATGCGGAGAGCCGCCGCGATGGAGGACTTCGTGGACGAGGAGGAGCCTTGGTACGACCAGCAGGACCTGGAGCACG ACTTGCATTTGGCGGCTGAGCTGGGGAAGACGCTGCTGGAGAGGAACAAAGAGCTGGAGGAGTCCCTGCAGCAGATGTACGCCACCAACGAGGAGCAGGTGCAGGAGATCGAG TACCTGACCAAGCAGCTGGACACGCTGCGGCACGTGAACGAGCAACACGCCAAGGTGTACGAGCAGCTGGACCTGACGGCGCGCGACCTGGAGCTGACCAACCAGAAGCTGGTGCTGGAGAGTAAGGCCGCCCAGCACAAGATCCAGGG GCTGACGGAGACAGTGGAGCGTCTGCAGCCGCAGGTGGAGGAGCTGCAGGCCCAGGTGGAGCagctgcgggggctggagcagctgCGGGCCCACCGGGACAAGCGCAGCCGCCGCCGCACCATCCACACGTTCCCCTGCCTCAAGGAGCTGTGCACCAGCCCCCG GTGCGAGGACACGCTGCGCCTCCACAGCTCGTCCCTGGAGCTGGGCCCGCGGCCGCTGGAGCAGGAGAACGAGCGGCTGCAGGCGCTGGTGGGCGCGCTGCGGGCGCAGGTGGGCCAGGAGCGGCAGCGGCGCGAGCGCTCGGAGCGCGAGTTCGCGGCGGTGCTGGCCGAGGCGGCCGAGCTGGAGCAGCGGCTGTGCGCGCTGGAGGGCTGCCGCCTGCGCGTGCAGGAGCTGGAGGCCGAGCTGCTGGAGCTGCAGCAGATGAAGCAGACCAAGACCTACCTGCTGGGCCGCGACGACCACCTGGCCGAGGCCCTGCTGGCGCCGCTCACGCAGGCGCCCGAGGCCGACGACCCGCAGCCCGGCAGCGGGGAGGACTCGGGCATCCAGGACTGCGCGGCCGCGTCGCCGGCCACGTCGCCGGGCCACAGCGTGCGCAAGAGCTGCAGCGACACGGCACTCGATGCCATGGTGGCCGGGGACCCGGCCGGCCGCCACGCCGCCAGCCTCACGCTGCACGCGCAGGGCGTGCGCCGGCGCGGCATGTCCATCCTGCGCGAGGTGGACGAGCAGTACCACGCGCTGCTGGACAAGTACGAGGAGCTGCTGGCCAAGTGCCGGCCGCGCGGCGCGGGGGTGCGGCACGCCGGCGTGCAGACCTCGCGGCCCGTGTCCCGCGACAGCTCCTGGCGGGACCTGCTGGCCGGCGACGATGGCCAGGGCGAGGCGCGGGCCGAGAAGAGCCTGAGCCAGCACGTGGAGGCGGTGGACAAGCGGCTGGAGCAGAGCCAGCCCGAGTACAAGGCGCTGTTCAAGGAGATCTTCTCGCGCATCCAGAAGACCAAGGCGGACATCAGTGCCACCAAGGCCAAGGCGCACAACG GGGGCCCCACCTGA